The DNA window tgggttttagtgggtattccggtcgcttctcggccggcgagtcccacataccttccctccagtttgTTGGCTGGCTGGCTcccaggagggggggatgcgtaaatgcatttcccagcgttaaaaaaaagaagatcactgagctctcgcgcACGTCATCACACCCGTCCCGCACCGCAGGAACATACTCAGTTATGTGTTATGCCTTTAGATTGGGTATTtcttatttttgtaataaatgaAATGGTTAAGAAGTGAGtcagtaaaatatatttataaatatttaattacttacattcttacatacataatacttattatttacatcACAAAGCAATATTTACATAAACTTAcctataacaattattttatttcttacatAGTAGATAACAAAATGAaacaatatatatacaaaattattacTTCAGTTGTATATTCTGCTTATTCCGtttaggctactttctatcccggaaaatctaagagttcccgtgggatttaaaaaaaacttaagtccacgcgagcgaagtcgcgggcatcatctagtaatatataaagcAATGTATCTCTATTTTTCTAACGTGTGTTTCTTGTGTGTTGCTCGGAAGACCTTTCCGCATATTCTGGATACTTATATCATTGGCTAATATGTATTAAATATAAACTTTATCACAAGGTATTAAGATCTAAATTTGCCTATCGATCACTTGATATTGAGCGCTATATCGCTCTTCTCTAGCGCGTGGTAGCTGGTGTGCAGTACCGCCCTGGCCTTGTCCGACTCTCTGCCATAATAAGTGCTAAATATAGACTCTATCACAAGGTATTAAGGTCTAAATTCGTCTATCGATCACCACTTGATATTGAGCGCTATATCGCTCTTCTCTAGCGCGTGGTAGCTGGTGTGTAGCACCGCCCTGGCCTTGTCCGACTCTCTGCCATAATAAGTGCTAAATATAGACTCTATCACAAGGTATTAAGGTCTAAATTTGCCTATCGATCACTTGATATTGAGCGCTATATCGCTCTTCTCTAGCGCGTGGTAGCTGGTGTGCAGCACCGCCCTGGCCTTGTTCGACTCTCTGCCATAATAAGTGCTAAATATAGACTCTATCACAAGGTATTAAGGTCTAAATTCGTCTATCGATCACCACTTGATATTGAGCGCTATATCGCTCTTCTCTAGCGCGTGGTAGCTGGTGTGCAGCACCGCCCTGGCCTTGTCCGACTCTCTGCCATAATAAGTGCTAAATATAGACTCTATCACAAGGTATTAAGGTCTAAATTCGTCTATCGATCACCACTTGATATTGAGCGCTATATCGCTCTTCTCTAGCGCGTGGTAGCTGGTGTGCAGCACCGCCCTGGCCTTGTCCGACTCCCTGCCGTCGAGCCACTCGCTGTAGAGCAGTTTAACCAACTTGTTCTGCGAGGGGTGCGACACGGGCAGTTGAGTGTACATCGCTTGCAGTTGAGAGACCAGGTCTCTGCCACTCTCGCCGTTGATTGGCCGCACTTGCGCACCGCCGTTTAAACAACCTGTAGACGTAAAAAAGATAAAGGGAAGCTTCTTTAATGGATGTTTGGGATTGGCATTTGGGACATAAATGGCAAAAAGTACCCATAAGAGGGAGTGAGACTGAATACAACTAAGGGTGCCTGTCTATTGAAGTTGAGTGGAGCGGAGAAGTGTGAAGCAGACCAGGttagtcaaccaatcagatttttgaGAGATAGAATAAGTGATAAAGATAAGTGATAAAATTACCACGTGTTgcatcaataaaatcaaaatgaaaaatgatttatttcatgtaggacaattAGTGTTTCTTAagctacgtctgtgactctaccagcggttcggaaagcagattctaccgAAGAGCCGGCAATAAACAGACCGGCAAAAATCTGATGTTTGCTTAAGATTCTGTATGTTGCGGAACCCGTTCGCGATTGCATACCTCAGCATTTCCCGCCCTGTCTAACGTTACTCACCGGAATAGGGCGACTTGCCGCGCTTGAGTTTCTGTACGAGATTCTGTGTGTTGCGGAACCCGTTCGCGATTGCATACCTCACCATTTCCCGCCCTGTCTAACGTTACTCACCGGAATAGGGCGACTTGCCGCGCTTGAGTTTCTGTACGAGATTCTGTGTGTTGCGGAACCCGTTCGCGATTGCATACCTCACCATTTCCCGCCCTGTCTAACGTTACTCACCGGAATAGGGCGACTTGCCGCGCTTGAGTTTCTGTACGAGATTCTGTGTGTTGCGGAACCCGTTCGCGATTGCATACCTCACCATTTCCCGCCCTGTCTAACGTTACTCACCGGAATAGGGCGACTTGCCGCGCTTGAGTTTCTGTACGAGATTCTGTGTGTTGCGGAACCCGTTCGCGATTGCATACCTCACCATTTCCCGCCCTGTCTAACGTTACTCACCGGAATAGGGCGACTTGCCGCGCTTGAGTTTCTGTACGAGATTCTGTGTGTTGCGGAACCCGTTCGCGATTGCATACCTCACCATTTCCCGCCCGGTCCTAACGTTACTCACCGGAAGGGCACGCCATGACCTCCACGTAATGGTAGGGCGACTTTCCGCGCTTGAGTTTCTGCGCGAGATTCTGTATGTTGCGGAACCCGTTCGCGATTGCATACCTCAGCATTTCCCGCCCTGTCTAACGTTACTCACCGGAAGGGCACGCCATGACCTCCACGTAATGGTAGGGCGACTTTCCGCGCTTGAGTTTCTGCGCGAGATTCTGTATGTTGCGGAACCCGTTCGCGATTGCATACCTCAGCATTTCCCGCCCGGTCCTAACGTTACTCACCGGAAGGGCACGCCATGACCTCCACGTAATGGTAGGGCGACTTGCCGCGCTTGAGTTTCTGCACGAGATTCTGTATGTTGCGGAACCCGTTCGCGATTGCATACCTCAGCATTTCCCGCCCTGTCTAACGTTACTCACCGGAAGGGCACGCCATGACCTCCACGTAATGGTAGGGCGACTTGCCGCGCTTGAGTTTCTGCACGAGATTCTGTATGTTGCGGAACCCGTTCGCGATTGCATACCTCAGCATTTCCCGCCCTGTCTAACGTTACTCACCGGAAGGGCACGCCATGACCTCCACGTAATGGTAGGGCGACTTGCCGCGCTTGAGTTTCTGCACGAGATTCTGTATGTTGCGGAACCCGTTCGCGATTGCATACCTCAGCATTTCCCGCCCTGTCTAACGTTACTCACCGGAAGGGCACGCCATGACCTCCACGTAATGGTAGGGCGACTTGCCGCGCTTGAGTTTCTGCACGAGATTCTGTATGTTGCGGAACCCGTTCGCGATTGCATACCTCAGCATTTCCCGCCCTGTCTAACGTTACTCACCCGAAGGGCACGCCATGACCTCCACGTAATGGTAGGGCGACTTTCCGCGCTTGAGTTTCTGCACGAGATTCTGTATGTTGCGGAACCCGTTCGCGATTGCGAACTTCAGCACTTCTTTCCCGTCCTTTTCTAGCGTCACTTCACGGAAGTCCGGGTTTCTGTTACAAAACGATCCAAAATAATGTTAAAGGTTACATTTTCACTTAATATTCATCACTTGAGGATTTTTGTACTATTACTActtactagacgatgcctgcgctacgactgcgtggattttggattttaaaaatcccgttagaatgctttaattttccaggataataaCTAACCCAGCCTGCCCATGTCCAGCTGCGCGTAgcacattatgcagaactcttaggcatgcaggtttcctcacgatatcgGAATAGCTAACGTCTTAACGATTAGGCTAAGGCCGGGTTTCCACTCAGGCAAAGAGGAGAGGAGACATGTCCAGTCGACCAAACATATTCTTAATAGATGacatgaaaaaattatcacatgATCTTTTAAAAATCAGATTGATTGACTGAACACATCTACTCCTCCACTCAGGTTAAATTCGGGCCTATAACTGCTCTAAAAgtctaactgactgatctatcaacgcacagctcaaactacatggatcgggctgaaatttggcatgcagatagctattatgacgtaggcatccgacaagaaaggatttttgaaaattcaacccctaaggaggtgaaataggatttgaaatttgtgtagtcaacgcggacgaagtcgcgagcgtaagctagtattctataaagttgtcatctcaacttgtcgcggagtAGAGACGAGTTAAAAATGCGTACTAACTTAGTAAGCCGATTACGGCGTAACTCGGTAGCTAGTTCAATATAAAAAGGTTAATGAGTTACATTCTAGTACATTCGCCGCTATAAATAGCCACCGTACGTGTAATGAGCGCACGCGTCGCACTGTACAATGTCCACCGCGTTACGACACGCAACAATGGGCGTGGATCAGGGGTGTGACCCGCAACAAGTTGTCTACTTTGTAACCTTACTCATAATCTACCACTAGTGTAATtgtcaatagggtcttggattgtagtaataaaatgaggTGATGTTttttatagcggtagtttatggggctagaattcattattaaagagaataatttgaaGAAATCatgattttctttatttcttattacaaagtattattattacaaaattatttaccaACGCCACCGCtgcacaaaaaatcacgtcaatccgttgcaccgttgcgacgtgatagaagggcaaaccaataaaccaacaaacaaacaaacactttcgcatttataataagggtactgattccagccccataaactaccactatacaaaaaaatcacataattttattatacggTCCAAGGGTCCAAGGGTAttattcaattcccaattattggcttttaggtgtgtcAACAGGGCACATAATGGGGCCAattcccttgtacacaatctctaaactaaactaaattaacaagtctaaatctaatgccatcctttttcgcaagcaacattatgaaagggatagcaatagatttagacgtgccattttagtttagtttagagttcgtgtacaacggaattagccacaatgtggctaattccgttgtacacgaactctaaactaaaggatagcactagatttagacccgataatttagtttagtttagagattgtgtacaagagaatcggcctcattgtTAGTGTATTTTTAcactttagttttaaaaacctaaatccacgcgtacgaagtcgcgggcatcggctagtaattaataactcaCCTTAAATTTCTATAAACCAGTGGTACATTAGTCTCCCCAAAAAGTTGTTCGGCGGCATACAAAAAGATCTGGTCTGCGTAGCCCCCCGACCCCGAGCCCACGTGGCTCCTTATGCCTCGTACTTCTGAGCTTTCGCCCCACGGCCAGTCCACTTCGCAACCTTCGATGTCTGACAAACATGTGTTGCTGTTCGCCAACATTTGTTCCAATTCAACTGcaaacaaacaatttttatggttccgtacctcaaaaggaaaaaaggaactcttataggacttcgtacttcgttgtctgtctgtctgtccgtctgtcgtgtcaagaaaacctatagggacCTGTTGACCCGttttacttcccgttgaccttgaatctTAAGAAATTTTAggcaggtgggtaggtcttatagcacaagtaaaggaataaatccgaaaatcgtgaatttgtggttacatcacaaaaaaacatGAAAAGATGGAgcttacaattaaaaaaaaaactaatctaagtaaagtttatcccggaaaatcaaagagttcccacgagattttttcaCGGGAGTTcccgcggacgaggtcgcgtgcatcagctagtttagataAAGATCAAAAAAGCACATAGAACCATTAAAGTTATTAGTAGAAGTAACTCTTTAGAGTTTTCACATAAAGCTTCCAAAAGTCGCAAAAATCGCCGTTAATTAAAACTGAATACATTACTGAACTGAATACATTTTGGTCAAATGCAAATTCGATTTATGTAAACAAACTtctgtcgtttttagggttccgtacttcaaaaggaaaaaaggaaccctaataggatcattttgctgtctgtctgtctgtcgtgtctgtcaagaaacctatagggtactacctagaatcataaaatttggcgggtaggtcaggacttatagcacacataaggggaaaaatcgtttgtggttacatcacaaaaaaaatgtgttcatcaaCTAATATTAGTGTttacaactttcaaagtaagattaatataccaagtgggctattatatgaaagggctttacctgtacattctaaaacagatatttatttatttttgagcataatggtttttgatttatcatacaaaatgtccaaaaaaataCGACGGAAGGGAACGAATAGGACGGAACTCTCAGTGtgcgagactgactcgcacttggccggttttttgtaccCAAATGAACGTACGTATAAATACAGCTAACAGTTTTGCTTCCTGTTTACGTGGGAATTTCCCAAAATCACTTTCATGATGAAGAACCGCCGATCCGTTGCCGGCCTTTCGGGAATTTATCAATCcggcccttgaataaccccttaATGAAATCTAATAGGAACACCGCTAAAGGGGGGTGAAAGGGATATTCACTTACTTGCAGTTATAACACAGTCCACGTCATGGCAGCTCAGCAGATCGCTATAGAAGTCCTCCCTCGACGCCTCCAGCTTCTTATCGTAGCACGGCATGAAGGTCACATGGTACACTTCCCCGGGGATCAGCTCCCGTTTCGCGGACAGGTGCTGTTTGACTAGCGAGCCCATTATCTGCTGAGGAGACTTGGTGCTCGAAATGTATGGGAGGATGAAGTTTCCATGGGTTTTTTCCGCGTAGCAAACCCAACCTAAAACGAGTTGGACACTTGTTTTATAAGCTTTGTCACTGTAAAAGCTACTTACTACCGCAAAATCTCAGGATTGTCCAGTGAATCTTAagatgtttttatattttcttttaatttatagactagtgcttggctcAGACCTGAGATGGAGCTTTCCCAAGTTTTAGCAGTAAAAGTCTGAACTGTTCTGTGGTACTAAAAGTTCGAACTGTTCTGCGATAATTGTTAATCTCGGTCTTTTACCATCATTCACTAGGTAAATCCTAAGTTTTACCGCAAAAGTTATCCTAAGTTTTAGCTTGCGAAATTGAAGTCGACGAAATTTTTGAATCAAGGTCCATTTACTCAGATTTTATAATGCAAGTTACCTGGACATGAGCTAGCCAGCATTAGCATATGTTTGGCAGTGGGATCATTTTGCTGGTCTCTGTATCTCTGCAGAAACTCCTGCTGCGCTTCTAACACTGACATGTCTTCCGCGACCGTCATGTCCAGGACTAGGTCTGCGCCCAGGCTTTTGAAGTAACCTTTGAACAATAAAAGCCATAGTAATGATAAAATTTACCTGAATACCATATAAAACGGAATAAAAACAACACAAATCAACGTTCGTTATTGTGAAaactaaacaatatttttaatttaaaacacaaTTGAAGTTTGACTTTGAGTAAAGTTTGCCTTAAAGTCAATATTTCagtaattttgtagttttttgcATGAAGTTGCCGGCGCGATGTGGTGCAGTTGATATAATACTTTATATGAATGGAGCAAGgcgtgtcgcgtcgcgtcgcatcGCGCAGAGCAGTGAAAGTCGTAAAAgagcacatgcaaactgtggaatcaactccctttgacggtgttcccattagattacaacatggggttattcaagggccgaccaacaaattcctaaaaggccggcaacgcatcggcagttcctctggtgttgcaaatgttaatgggcggcggtaatcacttaacatcaggtgacccgcctgcacgtttgctcgctatctctattaaaaaaaagagtttGCATGGATTGTGCGTTAGAAGTGTAACTTAACTTACCAGCTAATTTTTGTACAGCTGCTTCAGGTGGTATCTTGTACCGTGCTGCAAGGGAGAGTGTCGGTTGTGGTGACAGCGAGATCACGAACAGGCTGACGTCGCGCGTTACGCCCTTCGTGTCTGTGTACTTCCTCTCAGAAAACACTCTATAACAACAAGatgattattaatttttgttttcacAGCTTGTTTGTTTGAAACTCTTTATTACACAAAAATGGAATGTACATAGAGATATTCCCTTCCATTAATCTATTTTTGTAGAATGCACAGTCATaaacctaataaaataattgcGAATTAGCCTTGCGCACAGAGAGTTCTGTAAGTTCgggtattttttagacattttgcacaataaatctaaaactattatgcatagaaataaataaaaatctgttttacaatgtgcAGGTAAATCATttaatatgatacctcacttggtatagttatcttactttgaaaatacatttctttttgtgatgtgaacagattcacggttttcggatttatttctttacttgtgctttaaaacctacctacctgcctacctacctgGAAACAGGCCCTTATTGAATCAAATAtatagaatatattatgttgATTATGTTACtttgttaaccgacttcaaaaaaggagcaggttctcaattcgtcggaatctttttttttgtatactaCAATAAAACTATCACCTTAACAACTCCTCCTGACTTTGTCTAGTCACCAGCACACTCTCAGCAGAGGTGATACAGCCGCTGCAAGCCAGACAGTCTGCTAAGGTAATCTCCACCTTTTGCAGCTTCTGCTCTTTGCCACTGGAGAGGTCAAAGTAGCCATCCTCACCAATCTTGATCTTCGCACCAGTCTTACTTTTTGTCTTCTCTATTTTCACTGGTTTTATACATTCctgtaatagtaataataataggaaaatagtttttaatttacattgtATAGTATGCAGcagtaaataatgtacatcaacctttagaaggaggtagctgttttgtagagcattggctCTGTCGTTGCGAcagacaaaacatcatatagtgacagagacaacacccTACAAAGCctgaatgtcattctaaaggctgattacattattttctgctgcataCTGTACCTAGTTGTTACACATCATTATACTTCTCAATATGGTATAAGGACTATGGTGATTGTatttcatcatcaccaacccatattagctcactacagagcataagtctcctctcataatgaggagagattaggccatagtctaccacactggccatgtgcggattggtagacttcacatacctttgagaacattatggagaactctcaggcatgcaggtttcctcacgatgttttccttcactgtcaaaggaagtgatatttaattaattaaaacgcacataactatgaaaagttagaggtgcatgcccgggattgaacccccaacctccgattagaaggtggacgtcctaaccactaggctatcacagcttaccagtaggctatatttttattgaatgtaTATATGGTGTGCCATTGTGGTGGGGAGCGCAGAGCGTTGGACAATGGTTGTGGTGTGGCTAATCGGGACTAGACATTATAACCATATGAGTAACGAGCCAGAGGGTCATTACACAGATCACTAACTATTAAACCTACTTCATAACCTCATTCTTATTGGCTACTTCCTTTTCAAATATTGGATCAGATTATGGTCAATGGCTGTGGTAGGTACCTTTAAATATTTACTGCCAGCATTGACACTACTTTGCGAGCACTACTTGTTTCAATCTCCATTAGAAATTAGATTAGGCTAACAGGTCTACGAAGGTTTTTAAAGAATTACGACATTACAAGAGAACACATTTTAAAgaattacataggtaggtacctgaagataatttgtttttgttcaTATATATGATATGGTAGCGAATCATTTCACGGATGCCAGTGTGTTTACTTAATGATAAAATGATTAAATTCAAGGATACGAGGCAAAAACAAACAAGTTAAAACTTCCTAAATAGGTTATGATTACCTGCGATGGAGTTATGAAATCGT is part of the Maniola hyperantus chromosome 3, iAphHyp1.2, whole genome shotgun sequence genome and encodes:
- the LOC117996093 gene encoding probable cytosolic Fe-S cluster assembly factor GL21135, whose translation is MASRFSGALQLTDLDDFITPSQECIKPVKIEKTKSKTGAKIKIGEDGYFDLSSGKEQKLQKVEITLADCLACSGCITSAESVLVTRQSQEELLRVFSERKYTDTKGVTRDVSLFVISLSPQPTLSLAARYKIPPEAAVQKLAGYFKSLGADLVLDMTVAEDMSVLEAQQEFLQRYRDQQNDPTAKHMLMLASSCPGWVCYAEKTHGNFILPYISSTKSPQQIMGSLVKQHLSAKRELIPGEVYHVTFMPCYDKKLEASREDFYSDLLSCHDVDCVITAIELEQMLANSNTCLSDIEGCEVDWPWGESSEVRGIRSHVGSGSGGYADQIFLYAAEQLFGETNVPLVYRNLRNPDFREVTLEKDGKEVLKFAIANGFRNIQNLVQKLKRGKSPYHYVEVMACPSGCLNGGAQVRPINGESGRDLVSQLQAMYTQLPVSHPSQNKLVKLLYSEWLDGRESDKARAVLHTSYHALEKSDIALNIKW